A region of Nerophis ophidion isolate RoL-2023_Sa unplaced genomic scaffold, RoL_Noph_v1.0 HiC_scaffold_44, whole genome shotgun sequence DNA encodes the following proteins:
- the LOC133546820 gene encoding gastrula zinc finger protein XlCGF48.2-like — protein sequence MNARQEERPLQQQEDPQPPHIKEEEEEVWISQEGECPVGQEEADVSKFPLTVVSVKTEEHEDKPPESSQLHHSPNVCEEHLLSEQQKWSFRMGKEEPQPFHIKEEEKAPHTLQMQREENNPLTPHFKEEEEEHSISQEWLEKFHLIVKSEDDEVKGESEERGGGEPPSSSSTQHMTTEADGDHCGGSQADKLLAPLSDSEDTTSHSPDTDDEDSKDDKTCHTDNTHFTCSHSHKTFKYHCRLVRHMRTHTGEKPFSCSICRKCFTLKHNFKVHMRIHTGEQPFSCSVCGKRFVLNQSLKLHMTTHTGEKPFSCSICGKDFTQKHNFKAHMRTHTGEKPFTCSICGKDFTQRYQFKAHMRIHTGEKPFSCSECGKSYVINRSLKVHMRTHTGEKVLSCSVCGERLSFKYQCKKHKCAGENSSSK from the exons atgaacgctcgtcaagaagaacgtccccttcagcagcaggaggatccacagcccccccacattaaagaggaagaggaggaagtgtggatcagtcaggagggagagtgtcctgtagggcaggaggaggctgatgtcagcaagtttccactgactgttgtctctgtgaagactgaagagcatgaagacaaaccacctgagtcctcacagcttcatcacagtccaa acgtctgtgaagaacatcttctctctgagcaacagaagtggagcttcaggatgggcaaggaggagccacagcccttccacattaaggaggaagagaagGCGCCACATACATTGCAAATGCAAAGGGAAGAAAATAACCCACTGACCccgcattttaaagaggaagaggaggaacacagcatcagtcaagaaTGGTTGGAGAAGTTCCATttgattgtgaagagtgaagatgatgaggtgaaaggtgaaagtgaggagaggggagggggggagcctccaagcagcagctcaacacaacacatgacaacagaagctgatggagaccactgtggaggatcacaagcagacaagctcttagctccactatcagatagtgaggacacaacgtcacactctcctgacactgatgatgaagactctaaagatgataagacatgtcacactgacaacactcacttcacatgttctcactctcacaaaacttttaagtACCATTGTCGTCtggtaagacacatgagaacacacactggagaaaaacctttttcatgttcaatctgtcgtaaatgttttactttaaagcacaatttcaaagtacacatgagaatacatactggagaacaacctttttcctgctcagtatgtggtaaaagatttgtattaaatcaaagtttaaaactacacatgacaacacacactggagaaaaacctttttcatgttcaatttgcggtaaagattttactcaaaagcacaattttaaagcacacatgagaacacacactggagaaaaaccttttacatgttcaatctgcggtaaagattttactcaaaggtaCCAATTCAAAgcgcacatgagaatacacacgggagagaaacctttttcctgctcagaatgtggtaaaagttatgTCATAAATcgaagtttaaaagtacacatgagaacacacacaggtgagaaagtgttgagttgcagtgtgtgtggtgaaagattgtcttttaagtaccagtgtaagaaacacaagtgtgctggtgagaacagcagcagcaaatga